The nucleotide sequence CCGAGGCCGTGATGCTGCACCAGGGCAAGACGCGCAAGGAAGCGATGGACGTGGCGACCGACATGCTGCGCTTCGTGGGCATTCCTGCGCCCGAAAAGCGCGTCCACGAGTACCCCCACCAGATGTCGGGCGGGATGCGTCAGCGCGTGATGATCGCCATGGCGCTCTCATGCAAGCCCGCACTTCTGATTGCCGACGAGCCGACCACCGCGCTCGACGTGACCATTCAGGCGCAGATTCTGGACCTGATGCGCAACCTGCAAAAAGAAGTGGGCATGAGCATCCTGTTCATCACCCACAACCTCGGCGTGGTGGCGGAAATGGCCGACCGCGTGGTGGTGATGTACGGCGGGCGCGTGGTCGAGGAAGGCGACGTGATCGAGATTTTCAAGGCGCCCCGTCACCCCTACACCATGGGCCTGCTCAACTCGATTCCCCGCCCCAGCGAGGAAGAACACGCCCACGTTCCGGGGCAGCCCAAGAAGCGCCTGGAAGCCATTCCCGGCAACGTGCCCAACCCGCTGACTCTGCCCCCCGGCTGCACCTTCGAGCCGCGTTGCAAGTTCGCGCTGCCGCAGTGCTCGCAGGGCGTGCCTGCGCTGGAAGACACCGGCGGCGGTCACATGGCCCGCTGCATCCGCTGGCGCGAATTCGAAGCCGCCAGCCCTGACCGCGCCCATGCCGTGCAGCACATCGGCCCGGGCGGCGAGGTGAACGCATGACCACTGGCCCCCTTCTGAACTCCGGCCCCCAGACCGTGCCTGTCGCGGCTTCCCGCCAGAACCTGCTGGAAGTCAACAACCTGCAAAAGTACTTCCCCATTCGCGGCGGCCTGATGTCGCGTGTGGTCGCCAACGTCAAGGCCGTCAACGACGTGACGTTCACCGTCGGCAAGGGCGAAGTGGTCGGCCTGATCGGTGAGTCCGGTTCGGGCAAGACCACCGCCGGACGCGCCCTGCTGCGCCTGATCGAACCGACGGGCGGGCAGGTGATTTTCGACGGCACCGACATCACCAGGCTGTCCAAGCCTCAGATGCGCGATTACCGCCGCCAGATGCAGATTATTTTCCAGGACCCCTTCGCCTCGCTCAACCCGCGCATGACGGTCAGCGACATCATCGGCGAAGCGATGCAGATTCATAAGTTGCACCCCGGCAAGCAGCGCGTGGACCGCATTGCCGAACTGCTGCAGCGCGTGGGCCTGCGCCCCGAGCACATGGGCCGCTACCCCCACGAGTTCTCGGGCGGTCAGCGCCAGCGCATCGGCATTGCGCGTGCCCTGGCGGTGGACCCCAGCTTCATCGTCGCTGACGAGCCGGTGTCGGCGCTCGACGTGTCCAT is from Deinococcus wulumuqiensis R12 and encodes:
- a CDS encoding ABC transporter ATP-binding protein; translation: MTQQHSGEVLLAVNNLKTYFNTDDGVVRSVDGVTFHIKKGETLAVVGESGSGKSVTSLTVMRLIPMPPGQIAGGEILFTGKDGVQKNLVNVSEAEMRKIRGNDISMIFQEPMTSLNPVYTVGDQIAEAVMLHQGKTRKEAMDVATDMLRFVGIPAPEKRVHEYPHQMSGGMRQRVMIAMALSCKPALLIADEPTTALDVTIQAQILDLMRNLQKEVGMSILFITHNLGVVAEMADRVVVMYGGRVVEEGDVIEIFKAPRHPYTMGLLNSIPRPSEEEHAHVPGQPKKRLEAIPGNVPNPLTLPPGCTFEPRCKFALPQCSQGVPALEDTGGGHMARCIRWREFEAASPDRAHAVQHIGPGGEVNA
- a CDS encoding ABC transporter ATP-binding protein, giving the protein MTTGPLLNSGPQTVPVAASRQNLLEVNNLQKYFPIRGGLMSRVVANVKAVNDVTFTVGKGEVVGLIGESGSGKTTAGRALLRLIEPTGGQVIFDGTDITRLSKPQMRDYRRQMQIIFQDPFASLNPRMTVSDIIGEAMQIHKLHPGKQRVDRIAELLQRVGLRPEHMGRYPHEFSGGQRQRIGIARALAVDPSFIVADEPVSALDVSIQAQVVNLIQDLQEELGLTVLFIAHDLHVVEYICDRMIVMYLGRIMEIAPSRELNRNPKHPYTEALLSASPIPDPTIKRQRIILEGDIPSPINPPSGCVFRTRCRYAIADCANIVPELREVAPDHFKACIRDDIL